In one window of Synechococcus sp. M16CYN DNA:
- a CDS encoding high light inducible protein: MKQSQISDTWLQGVAARKIHMEQLKSVELFNGRAAMIGILIGIIIEGLTGAGIAHQIGLGALIDGYTSCHTQYLPFCF, translated from the coding sequence ATGAAGCAATCTCAAATTAGTGACACATGGCTCCAAGGTGTTGCAGCCCGTAAAATCCATATGGAGCAACTCAAGAGCGTTGAACTTTTCAATGGTCGTGCCGCTATGATCGGCATTCTAATTGGCATAATTATCGAAGGATTAACTGGTGCTGGCATTGCTCACCAAATTGGTCTTGGAGCTCTGATCGATGGCTATACCTCATGCCACACCCAGTATTTGCCATTCTGTTTTTGA